One window from the genome of Cryptomeria japonica chromosome 6, Sugi_1.0, whole genome shotgun sequence encodes:
- the LOC131049330 gene encoding cytochrome P450 76T24-like has translation MIIKTKHLKGVYDFVDLILQKRLASVSQSLERNDSKKDFLDVLLDFRSEDFNLVDIRALITVSTEKTQKKVSQISDILARTSYCGNVLQDLFVAGTETTTTTIESAMAEFIHNPQKLNRVRQELDDVVGCNRRVEESDLDHLPYLNAAVKEIFRLHPTVPLLLPHKAESSCVIGGFVVPKNSQVILNVWAIGMDPAIWKRPSEFVPQRFLEGENSRIDYRGQNFELIPFGSGRRICPGLPLASRMINFVLASLLHSFEWKLPDETCFEQMDMAEEFGVTLKKGVELKAIPVPRLPHHLY, from the coding sequence ATGATTATAAAGACGAAACATTTGAAGggtgtgtatgattttgtggaTTTGATCCTACAGAAAAGACTCGCATCTGTTAGCCAAAGCCTTGAGCGGAATGACTCTAAGAAGGATTTTCTGGATGTCCTGCTGGATTTCAGAAGCGAAGACTTCAATCTCGTTGATATTCGAGCCCTGATAACCGTAAGTACTGAAAAGACCCAAAAAAAAGTTTCACAAATTTCTGATATTTTAGCCAGAACGTCTTACTGTGGTAACGTTTTGCAGGACTTGTTTGTTGCCGGTACTGAAACCACTACTACAACAATAGAATCGGCcatggcagaattcattcacaaTCCGCAGAAATTAAATCGAGTGCGACAAGAATTGGATGATGTAGTCGGTTGCAATAGAAGAGTGGAAGAATCTGATCTAGATCATCTGCCTTATCTAAATGCAGCCGTGAAGGAAATTTTCCGATTGCATCCGACCGTTCCTCTGCTGCTCCCCCACAAAGCTGAGAGCTCCTGCGTGATTGGAGGATTTGTGGTACCCAAAAACAGCCAGGTGATATTGAACGTGTGGGCCATTGGGATGGACCCTGCAATTTGGAAGAGGCCTTCAGAATTTGTGCCGCAGAGATTTTTGGAGGGTGAGAATAGCAGGATCGATTACAGGGGTCAAAACTTTGAGCTGATTCCATTTGGATCGGGAAGAAGAATTTGTCCAGGGCTTCCGTTGGCAAGTCGTATGATTAATTTTGTTTTAGCTTCATTACTTCATTCATTTGAGTGGAAACTTCCAGATGAGACGTGCTTCGAGCAGATGGACATGGCGGAGGAGTTTGGAGTTACGCTAAAGAAGGGTGTAGAATTAAAAGCAATCCCTGTACCCCGTCTGCCACATCATCTATACTAG